In Sulfitobacter sp. W027, a single window of DNA contains:
- the thiD gene encoding bifunctional hydroxymethylpyrimidine kinase/phosphomethylpyrimidine kinase — protein sequence MAFQALTIAGSDSGGGAGIQADLKTFSALGVYGASVLTAVTAQNTRAVTGVEMISPKMIRAQMAAVFDDLAIGVVKVGMLGDPETINTVAEGLASCAAPVVLDPVMVAKSGDALLSAEAVATLRDRMLPLAHVLTPNLPEAARLLDRPEATDEATMLEQGRALLSAGPGAVLMKGGHGKGQTCVDLLITDDETLRLSAPRQHTANTHGTGCTLSAAIAAGLARGQRLQDAVQAAHAYLQRAIAAADTLNIGSGHGPVHHFHAVWRNE from the coding sequence ATGGCGTTTCAAGCACTGACGATTGCGGGGTCCGACAGCGGCGGCGGGGCGGGGATTCAGGCCGACCTCAAGACCTTCAGCGCGCTTGGCGTCTATGGGGCGAGCGTGCTCACCGCCGTGACCGCGCAGAACACCCGCGCGGTCACCGGGGTCGAGATGATCTCCCCCAAAATGATCCGCGCACAGATGGCAGCGGTTTTTGACGATCTGGCGATTGGCGTGGTCAAAGTCGGTATGTTGGGCGATCCAGAGACGATCAATACTGTGGCCGAGGGGCTGGCAAGCTGCGCTGCTCCTGTGGTGCTCGACCCGGTGATGGTGGCGAAATCCGGCGATGCGCTGCTCTCTGCCGAGGCGGTGGCGACCCTGCGCGACCGGATGCTGCCCCTCGCCCATGTGCTGACGCCGAACCTGCCCGAGGCCGCACGGCTGCTGGACAGGCCGGAAGCCACCGATGAGGCCACCATGCTGGAACAGGGCCGCGCCCTGCTCTCTGCCGGTCCCGGCGCGGTGCTGATGAAGGGTGGGCATGGCAAGGGGCAGACCTGCGTCGATCTGCTGATCACCGACGATGAAACCCTGCGCCTTTCCGCGCCCCGCCAGCATACCGCGAACACCCACGGCACCGGCTGCACCCTCTCTGCTGCCATCGCCGCAGGGCTGGCGCGGGGGCAGAGGCTGCAAGACGCCGTACAGGCGGCCCACGCCTATCTGCAACGCGCCATTGCCGCTGCCGACACCCTCAACATCGGCAGCGGCCACGGGCCGGTGCACCATTTCCACGCGGTCTGGCGCAATGAGTGA
- a CDS encoding FAD-dependent oxidoreductase, whose product MSDVTIIGAGVAGLWAAQACLAQGLRPRLVDRKGTPGPHGCSWWAGGMLAPFCEGAVSEPAVVSHGRRAAVLWGEVTEVTHRGTLVLAPERDRAEIQRFADRTESHSTSDAEAIATLEPDLAGRHRRGLFFAEEAHLNPRQALHDLSETLTAQGVKVETTPLTPSEVTGPVIDCRGMAASADLPSLRAVRGEMILLRAPEITLTRPIRLLHPRHPLYVVPRGDGLYMLGATQIESASRAKMTARSALELLSAAYALDPRFAEGEIVEMGADLRPAFADNLPGIVQRGAVLHLNGLFRHGFLMAPALAEQAAAFLATATTRDLFRED is encoded by the coding sequence ATGAGTGACGTCACCATCATCGGCGCAGGGGTTGCGGGGCTCTGGGCCGCACAGGCCTGTCTGGCGCAGGGGCTACGGCCTCGGTTGGTTGACCGCAAAGGCACGCCCGGCCCGCATGGGTGTTCGTGGTGGGCGGGCGGGATGCTCGCGCCCTTCTGCGAAGGGGCGGTAAGCGAACCTGCGGTGGTGAGCCACGGACGGCGTGCCGCGGTGCTGTGGGGAGAGGTCACGGAAGTCACCCACAGGGGCACGCTGGTCCTCGCCCCCGAACGTGACCGCGCTGAAATCCAGCGGTTTGCCGACCGGACCGAAAGCCACAGCACTTCCGACGCGGAGGCCATCGCGACCCTAGAACCGGACCTCGCAGGGCGTCATCGGCGCGGGCTGTTCTTTGCTGAAGAAGCGCATCTGAACCCGCGCCAAGCGCTGCATGATCTGTCCGAAACGCTCACCGCCCAAGGAGTGAAGGTCGAGACCACGCCCCTCACCCCTTCGGAGGTCACAGGCCCGGTGATTGACTGCCGAGGCATGGCCGCCAGCGCCGACCTACCCAGCCTGCGTGCGGTGCGCGGCGAGATGATCTTGCTGCGCGCGCCTGAGATCACCCTCACCCGCCCGATCCGCCTGCTGCACCCGCGCCACCCGCTTTATGTGGTGCCGCGTGGCGACGGACTTTACATGCTGGGCGCGACCCAGATCGAAAGCGCCAGCCGCGCCAAGATGACGGCTCGCTCGGCGCTGGAATTGCTCTCGGCGGCCTATGCGCTCGACCCGCGCTTTGCCGAAGGGGAGATCGTCGAGATGGGCGCGGACCTGCGCCCGGCCTTTGCCGACAACCTGCCCGGCATCGTGCAACGCGGTGCAGTGCTGCACCTTAATGGATTGTTTCGGCATGGATTTTTAATGGCGCCGGCCTTGGCCGAACAAGCGGCGGCCTTTCTTGCAACAGCGACAACGAGGGATTTATTCCGTGAAGATTGA
- the thiS gene encoding sulfur carrier protein ThiS produces the protein MKIEVNGETREITAAQLGAALAELGWGEAKVATALNGAFVPAGARSATTLSDGDRLEVLSAMQGG, from the coding sequence GTGAAGATTGAAGTGAACGGCGAGACGCGTGAGATCACCGCCGCGCAGCTTGGCGCGGCCTTGGCCGAACTAGGCTGGGGCGAGGCGAAAGTCGCCACCGCGCTCAACGGCGCCTTCGTTCCCGCAGGCGCTCGGAGTGCGACGACGCTCAGCGATGGCGACCGGCTCGAAGTTCTCAGCGCCATGCAGGGGGGCTGA
- a CDS encoding thiazole synthase produces the protein MRDFYGTALPLPLMLGTARYPSPTVMEAAFRQSAAPVATVSLRREQGAGQAFWDMVRGLGVHLLPNTAGCHSAREAITTAQMAREYFGTNWIKLEVIGHADTLQPDPFGLVEAAEALCADGFEVFPYTTEDQVLAARLVDAGCRVLMPWGAPIGSGLGLNNLHGLRSLRAAFPDVAMVIDAGLGLPSHAAQALEMGFDAVLLNTAVAEAHDPAAMAEAFALACRAGALAAASGPMGQRDMAVPSTPVIGKAWL, from the coding sequence ATGCGCGACTTTTACGGCACCGCCCTGCCCCTGCCGCTGATGCTGGGCACCGCGCGCTACCCGTCGCCCACCGTGATGGAGGCCGCCTTTCGCCAAAGTGCCGCCCCGGTTGCAACCGTTTCGCTGCGCCGCGAACAGGGCGCGGGTCAGGCGTTTTGGGACATGGTGCGCGGGCTTGGCGTGCATCTGCTGCCCAATACCGCCGGTTGCCATTCCGCGCGCGAGGCGATCACTACAGCGCAGATGGCGCGGGAGTATTTCGGCACCAATTGGATCAAGCTGGAGGTCATCGGTCATGCCGACACCCTGCAACCCGATCCCTTCGGGCTGGTCGAGGCCGCCGAGGCGCTCTGCGCCGATGGGTTCGAGGTCTTCCCCTATACCACAGAAGATCAGGTGCTGGCTGCCCGACTGGTCGATGCGGGCTGCCGGGTGCTGATGCCTTGGGGTGCTCCAATCGGCTCCGGGCTGGGGCTGAACAATCTCCACGGGCTGCGCAGCCTGCGGGCGGCATTTCCCGATGTGGCCATGGTAATTGACGCAGGTCTCGGCCTGCCCAGCCATGCGGCGCAGGCTTTGGAGATGGGGTTCGACGCGGTGCTCCTGAACACCGCCGTCGCCGAGGCCCACGACCCCGCCGCCATGGCCGAAGCCTTTGCACTGGCCTGCCGCGCGGGGGCTCTTGCCGCCGCTTCTGGTCCCATGGGTCAACGCGACATGGCCGTGCCCTCCACCCCCGTGATCGGAAAGGCTTGGCTATGA
- a CDS encoding thiamine phosphate synthase → MTLPRFYPVFDSAAWVARAVPLGVRLVQLRIKDAPEEVLRSEITTALDLCRQHGALLVVNDHWQLAIELGAEWLHLGQEDLDVADIPAIRRAGLKLGLSTHDHAELGRALALAPDYIALGPVYPTILKKMKWTEQGLDRLTEWKARIGDIPLCAIGGMSVARAPGVFAAGADTVAAVTDITLNPDPEARMREWLEVTA, encoded by the coding sequence ATGACCCTCCCGCGTTTTTATCCCGTTTTTGACAGCGCTGCATGGGTAGCACGGGCAGTGCCCTTGGGCGTGAGGCTGGTGCAACTTCGCATCAAGGATGCACCTGAAGAGGTGTTGCGGAGCGAGATCACCACCGCGCTTGACCTCTGCCGCCAGCACGGCGCGCTGCTGGTGGTGAATGACCACTGGCAACTGGCGATCGAACTGGGGGCCGAGTGGCTGCATCTGGGCCAAGAGGATCTGGACGTGGCCGACATCCCCGCCATCCGCCGGGCGGGACTCAAGCTGGGCCTATCCACCCATGACCATGCTGAGCTTGGCCGCGCGCTGGCCCTCGCCCCCGATTACATCGCGCTTGGCCCCGTCTATCCGACGATCCTGAAAAAGATGAAATGGACCGAACAGGGGCTCGACCGGCTGACGGAATGGAAAGCGCGGATCGGGGATATCCCGCTTTGCGCCATCGGCGGAATGAGCGTCGCCCGCGCGCCGGGGGTCTTTGCCGCCGGGGCCGATACGGTGGCGGCGGTCACGGATATCACCCTGAACCCCGACCCCGAAGCGCGGATGCGCGAATGGCTTGAGGTGACGGCATGA
- a CDS encoding HesA/MoeB/ThiF family protein, which translates to MSRYARQTVLPQVGAEGQARLAAAHVLVVGAGALAVPVLQYLVGAGVGQITLVDGDVVAMSNLHRQPLYRMDDIGRSKVKAAAEAMAALNPEATVTPRAEWLTPANAPALLAECDIALDCADTFAASLTLSDGALAQGKPLISASALGLSGYVGGFCGPAPSLRAVFPDLPQTAATCDTAGVLGPVVGMIGAAQAQMALSVLLGLSPSPLGQLMIWDAAHWRMSGFRFDAAPEPETLTPFIAECQITPRDLVIDLRTEAPAPFSAQARHVPPEALPDLPLPPDTSRIVLACRTGLRAHHAANTLRTRWPVQIALLALPGA; encoded by the coding sequence ATGAGCCGCTATGCCCGCCAGACCGTTCTGCCGCAGGTCGGTGCCGAGGGACAGGCTCGGCTGGCTGCGGCGCATGTGCTGGTCGTTGGTGCCGGAGCGCTGGCGGTGCCGGTGCTGCAATATCTCGTCGGGGCCGGTGTTGGGCAGATCACGTTGGTCGATGGCGATGTGGTGGCGATGAGCAATCTGCACCGCCAACCGCTCTACCGGATGGATGATATTGGCAGGTCCAAGGTCAAGGCCGCCGCCGAGGCGATGGCGGCTCTGAACCCCGAGGCGACGGTTACGCCCCGCGCTGAATGGCTCACCCCCGCCAATGCGCCCGCGTTGCTTGCGGAATGCGATATCGCCCTCGACTGCGCGGATACGTTCGCCGCCAGTCTGACGCTTTCGGATGGGGCCTTGGCACAGGGCAAACCGCTGATCTCGGCCTCCGCGCTTGGACTGTCGGGCTATGTTGGCGGCTTCTGTGGGCCTGCCCCGTCGCTCCGCGCCGTTTTCCCCGACCTGCCGCAGACGGCAGCCACCTGTGACACGGCGGGCGTCTTGGGCCCTGTGGTGGGGATGATCGGCGCGGCGCAGGCGCAGATGGCGCTCTCGGTGCTGCTGGGGCTGTCGCCCTCCCCGCTTGGGCAGCTGATGATCTGGGACGCCGCACATTGGCGCATGTCGGGCTTTCGATTTGACGCCGCGCCCGAGCCTGAAACGCTGACGCCTTTCATAGCCGAATGCCAGATCACCCCCCGCGATCTGGTCATCGACCTACGCACCGAAGCGCCCGCCCCCTTCTCGGCCCAAGCACGCCATGTCCCGCCCGAGGCGCTGCCAGACCTGCCGCTACCACCCGATACATCGCGCATCGTGCTCGCCTGCCGCACCGGCCTGCGCGCCCATCACGCCGCTAACACCCTTCGCACCCGCTGGCCGGTCCAGATCGCCCTGCTGGCCCTGCCCGGCGCCTAA
- a CDS encoding ABC transporter substrate-binding protein, whose translation MKNIFAPLAFTLITAPAMAQDKMTVMLDWFINPDHGPIILAQENGYFTDAGLEVELISPADPNEPPRMVAAGQVDLAVSYQPELHLAQREGLDLRRVGTLIETPLTCLVVRADGPVEEMADLKGRKVGFAVAGVQEMLLDAMLSNNGVDPSEVEQINIGWSISPALMSGQVDGVIGAFRNFELNQMQIEGHEGRCFYPEAEGVPAYDELIYVANAEDMDRDMIARFLRATERAAADIVNDPTASGETFFASDAELRNELNTRAWEDTWPRFATRPAAVDHGRYDRFETFMQESGVVKTTIPATDLVVDVTAKAKP comes from the coding sequence TTGAAAAATATCTTCGCCCCCCTCGCCTTCACACTGATCACCGCCCCCGCCATGGCCCAAGACAAGATGACCGTCATGCTGGACTGGTTCATCAACCCCGATCATGGGCCGATCATTCTGGCGCAGGAGAACGGCTATTTCACCGATGCGGGGCTGGAGGTTGAACTGATCTCCCCCGCCGACCCGAATGAGCCGCCGCGCATGGTCGCGGCGGGTCAGGTCGATCTTGCGGTCTCCTACCAACCAGAACTGCATTTGGCCCAGCGCGAAGGGCTGGACCTGCGCCGTGTCGGCACGTTGATTGAGACCCCGCTCACCTGCCTTGTCGTCCGCGCCGATGGCCCGGTGGAGGAGATGGCCGACCTTAAAGGCCGCAAGGTCGGCTTTGCCGTGGCGGGCGTGCAGGAGATGCTGCTGGACGCAATGCTGAGCAACAATGGTGTGGACCCCTCAGAGGTTGAGCAGATCAACATCGGTTGGTCGATCTCGCCCGCGTTGATGTCAGGCCAAGTTGATGGTGTAATCGGCGCGTTCCGCAATTTCGAGTTGAACCAGATGCAGATCGAAGGCCATGAAGGCCGCTGCTTCTATCCCGAAGCCGAAGGCGTGCCCGCTTATGACGAACTGATCTACGTCGCCAATGCCGAGGATATGGACCGCGACATGATCGCCCGCTTCCTACGCGCTACTGAGCGCGCCGCAGCGGATATCGTGAATGATCCGACCGCCAGCGGAGAGACCTTCTTTGCCTCCGACGCCGAGTTGCGTAACGAGTTGAACACCCGCGCGTGGGAAGACACTTGGCCGCGTTTTGCTACCCGCCCCGCTGCCGTGGACCATGGGCGCTACGATCGTTTTGAGACCTTCATGCAGGAAAGCGGCGTGGTTAAGACGACAATCCCTGCCACCGATCTGGTAGTGGATGTGACCGCGAAGGCCAAGCCATGA
- a CDS encoding TenA family protein — translation MTATDYGRAFAAWRAGAGQDWRDYTRHAFVEGLRDGTLPQASYLHYLRQDYVFLIHFARSWALAAAKAETLDEMAAASATVHALVHVEMPLHVETCAAHGIDRAALEATAEASGNLAYTRYVLEAGYSGDFLDLMAALAPCVLGYGEIGLNLQGSSGPYADWCAVYGGQEYQALCRDVGALIDGAVERRLGPDWQSLPRAKTLQAHFDTATRLEVGFWDMAFSPASA, via the coding sequence ATGACGGCCACCGACTATGGCCGAGCCTTTGCCGCATGGCGCGCTGGGGCCGGACAGGATTGGCGGGATTACACCCGCCATGCCTTCGTCGAAGGGCTGCGCGACGGCACCCTGCCACAGGCGAGCTACCTGCATTACCTGCGGCAGGATTACGTCTTTCTCATCCACTTCGCCCGCTCTTGGGCGCTGGCTGCAGCAAAGGCGGAAACGCTGGATGAGATGGCCGCCGCCAGCGCCACAGTCCATGCGCTGGTCCATGTGGAAATGCCCCTGCATGTGGAAACCTGTGCGGCCCACGGCATTGACCGCGCAGCGCTTGAGGCCACGGCAGAGGCATCTGGCAACCTCGCCTATACGCGTTATGTGCTTGAGGCCGGCTATTCAGGGGATTTCCTCGATCTCATGGCCGCCCTCGCGCCCTGCGTGCTGGGCTATGGGGAGATTGGGCTAAACCTTCAAGGCAGCAGTGGCCCCTATGCGGACTGGTGCGCCGTCTATGGAGGGCAGGAGTATCAAGCGCTTTGCCGGGACGTGGGGGCGCTCATAGACGGTGCCGTAGAGCGGCGTCTTGGGCCAGATTGGCAATCATTACCGCGCGCGAAAACCCTGCAAGCGCACTTCGATACCGCCACGCGGCTTGAGGTGGGCTTTTGGGACATGGCGTTCTCGCCCGCATCGGCATGA
- a CDS encoding ABC transporter ATP-binding protein, whose protein sequence is MGHGVLARIGMTGPAIHLSGGLEGAEATLINGCDITLPASRWSVLLGPSGVGKTSLLRLIANLPCAARFEGRIEAQDQAPLPPRVAMMAQDDQLLPWASAIENVVIATRLRGERPDPDRACALLVEVGLGAEMARKPAELSAGQRQRVALARTLYEDRPVVLLDEPFSALDVLTRHKMQDLAARLLKGRTVVLITHDPAEALRLADHAWIVERQGVTPCTLPATRPPRRIDAPETLTAQADLLGRMGLASPNKAA, encoded by the coding sequence TTGGGACATGGCGTTCTCGCCCGCATCGGCATGACGGGGCCAGCCATTCATTTGTCGGGGGGGCTTGAGGGGGCCGAGGCCACCTTGATCAACGGATGCGACATCACCCTGCCTGCCAGTCGATGGAGCGTGCTGCTCGGCCCGTCCGGGGTCGGTAAAACCTCGCTGTTGCGGTTGATCGCTAATCTACCCTGTGCGGCGCGCTTCGAAGGTCGGATTGAGGCGCAAGACCAAGCCCCCCTCCCGCCTCGGGTGGCGATGATGGCGCAGGACGACCAGTTGCTGCCCTGGGCCAGCGCCATTGAGAATGTCGTAATCGCGACCCGCCTGCGCGGAGAACGGCCCGACCCGGACCGTGCATGCGCGCTTCTGGTGGAGGTCGGGCTTGGCGCAGAAATGGCCCGCAAACCTGCCGAACTCTCCGCCGGTCAGCGCCAACGCGTCGCGCTTGCGCGCACCCTGTACGAAGACCGCCCCGTGGTCCTGCTGGATGAACCATTCTCTGCGCTCGACGTACTGACCCGCCATAAGATGCAGGACTTGGCCGCGCGGCTCCTCAAGGGGCGAACCGTTGTCTTAATCACCCACGACCCTGCTGAGGCCCTGCGACTGGCCGATCACGCGTGGATCGTGGAGCGGCAAGGGGTCACCCCCTGCACCCTTCCCGCCACGCGCCCACCCCGTCGTATTGACGCGCCAGAGACCCTCACCGCCCAAGCCGATCTGCTTGGTCGCATGGGGCTGGCGTCGCCAAATAAAGCCGCCTGA
- a CDS encoding ABC transporter permease: MPIALHRIWRGAASFLLALTIWQLVVTLSGVPRFILPGPWLVVQALGAHAALLWQNALWSAGNLALGLSLGIFLGIETALLLTLSRRARWLLRPMLVVAQAVPVFALAPVITLWLGYGMPSKIVTIALVTYFPIASALFDRLMALPTGLNDLSRLSGANRWRETLLLRLPYAVPGLISGLRLAVVYGPLAVLIGEWVGSSRGLGHLMLMANGRGQTALMFAALTLLAALSLVFWIVVEALARWAARRFYI, from the coding sequence ATGCCAATTGCCTTACATAGAATATGGCGTGGCGCGGCAAGTTTTCTGCTCGCTCTCACGATTTGGCAGTTGGTTGTCACTCTCAGCGGCGTGCCGCGATTCATCCTGCCGGGGCCATGGCTCGTTGTCCAGGCGCTCGGCGCGCATGCCGCGCTGTTGTGGCAGAACGCGCTTTGGTCGGCAGGCAATCTCGCGCTTGGCTTGAGCCTCGGCATTTTTCTGGGGATCGAGACCGCGCTGCTGCTCACCCTTTCGCGCCGCGCGCGCTGGCTGCTGCGCCCGATGCTGGTGGTGGCCCAAGCCGTGCCTGTCTTCGCCCTCGCCCCAGTGATCACACTCTGGCTCGGCTACGGCATGCCGTCCAAAATCGTGACCATCGCACTCGTTACCTATTTCCCCATCGCCTCTGCCCTTTTCGACCGGTTGATGGCGCTGCCCACGGGACTAAACGATCTTTCGCGGCTCTCGGGTGCCAACCGCTGGCGCGAAACGCTTCTGCTGCGTCTGCCCTATGCCGTGCCCGGCCTGATCTCGGGCCTGCGCCTTGCAGTGGTCTATGGGCCGCTGGCGGTGCTCATCGGTGAATGGGTTGGTTCCTCACGCGGGCTGGGGCATTTGATGCTGATGGCAAATGGCCGCGGCCAGACGGCGCTGATGTTCGCGGCATTGACCTTGCTGGCAGCGCTGTCGCTGGTGTTTTGGATAGTGGTAGAGGCACTGGCCCGCTGGGCGGCGCGGCGGTTCTATATATAG
- a CDS encoding UDP-glucuronic acid decarboxylase family protein codes for MANVIVTGGAGFIGSKLCEELSIEGHQVLCVDNLQTSSFTNIAPLSAYPNFHFNQWDVELPLNFVESVDRIYNLACPASPIHYQTDPVRTMRTNVLGSINVLELARRTGARVLQASTSEVYGEPEVHPQPEDYRGCVTSFGPRSCYDEGKRAAESLFFDYSRMYGVDIRIARIFNTYGPRMAENDGRVVSTFILQALKGELVTMFGSGTQTRSFCFVSDMVRGLRTLMESEDVVDPCNLGNPEEFTIAELAAMIGDILNCEIKLNFLELPQDDPTRRCPDISKARRHLGWQPKVKLDEGLRRTIPYFDGVLKAKRRSTRLLHSKLLKRAIQEPVMPLGGLGVWPHLHNATPQPGTSLSALSKAIS; via the coding sequence ATGGCCAACGTAATTGTCACGGGTGGTGCCGGCTTCATCGGTTCGAAACTTTGTGAAGAACTCTCTATCGAGGGCCATCAGGTTCTTTGTGTAGATAACCTGCAAACCAGTTCTTTCACCAATATCGCCCCTCTAAGCGCCTACCCTAACTTCCACTTCAACCAATGGGATGTGGAACTTCCCTTAAATTTTGTCGAAAGCGTCGACCGGATTTACAACCTGGCTTGTCCAGCAAGTCCAATCCACTACCAAACAGATCCTGTGCGAACCATGCGCACCAATGTACTAGGTTCGATCAATGTGCTGGAACTTGCCCGTCGTACAGGCGCGAGGGTTTTGCAGGCCTCGACGTCTGAGGTTTACGGCGAGCCCGAAGTGCACCCTCAACCCGAAGACTACCGCGGCTGCGTTACGTCATTCGGTCCACGCTCGTGCTACGACGAGGGGAAACGCGCCGCTGAATCGCTCTTTTTCGACTATTCTCGCATGTATGGTGTCGATATTCGCATAGCGCGGATATTTAATACCTATGGGCCCCGCATGGCCGAAAACGATGGCCGCGTAGTCTCAACATTTATTCTGCAGGCGCTTAAAGGCGAACTTGTCACGATGTTCGGTAGCGGCACGCAAACGCGGTCATTCTGCTTTGTATCCGATATGGTGCGAGGCCTTAGGACTCTGATGGAATCCGAAGATGTTGTCGATCCGTGCAACCTTGGCAACCCAGAGGAGTTCACGATAGCCGAACTGGCCGCTATGATCGGTGATATCCTGAATTGCGAAATCAAACTGAACTTCCTTGAGCTACCGCAGGATGACCCAACCCGTCGTTGCCCGGACATCAGTAAGGCGCGGCGGCATTTGGGCTGGCAGCCGAAGGTCAAATTGGACGAAGGTTTGCGCAGGACAATCCCTTACTTCGACGGCGTCCTAAAGGCCAAGCGACGTTCAACCCGGCTGCTGCATAGCAAACTATTAAAACGCGCCATTCAAGAGCCTGTTATGCCGTTGGGGGGATTGGGCGTCTGGCCGCACTTGCATAATGCCACGCCTCAACCAGGCACATCGCTTAGTGCGCTCTCCAAAGCAATAAGCTGA
- a CDS encoding polysaccharide biosynthesis/export family protein — translation MTLFTSALAQDIPVVPGDEIAIEFYDREDLSGEYVIDLTGRVAVPLLGRQEIGGLTAAEIEQTLLREMLQSGLVTEPSVTVQVLRRADIFVDGAVAVPGAYDWFPGLSVGQAVVRAGGQRNAAIDNFNNVLTAYRSAEALSALVQRIANLQAREVRLNAQTTMAAIAFDADFQVDADAVVAVDLSGIARVMSVGSLDRSIAVFATRDITEKQEIWSELAGQPMLRFPGTVADDPQFTVLRHTHNEQFHDWITTNLSEYSSLLRQSEATTERLSALRARRDIVKDTIVALDARLTDVLALKKDGLVRINQVLDAQTALSQATSTQLEIVDAIANAEVDRHVLQLALENFAGSLRLSIGAQLETVQTELIEERARLNAVERAAALSAPYIRGTGTGSTEGAVTYHLTRPIHLGSAPAMVTAATAMMPGDTLLITRVTD, via the coding sequence ATGACATTGTTTACATCTGCGCTGGCGCAGGACATTCCCGTGGTTCCCGGCGATGAAATTGCGATCGAATTCTATGACCGTGAAGATTTGTCCGGTGAGTATGTAATAGATCTTACTGGACGAGTCGCAGTGCCGCTTTTGGGCCGGCAAGAAATTGGCGGTCTAACAGCCGCAGAAATTGAGCAGACGTTGCTGCGCGAAATGCTGCAGTCTGGTTTGGTAACCGAGCCGAGTGTAACCGTTCAGGTGCTGCGCCGCGCTGACATATTTGTCGACGGGGCTGTGGCCGTTCCTGGAGCTTATGATTGGTTCCCCGGCTTAAGTGTTGGGCAGGCCGTGGTCCGCGCAGGTGGTCAACGCAACGCAGCCATCGACAACTTTAACAATGTGCTCACAGCCTATCGGAGCGCTGAGGCACTTTCGGCACTGGTTCAGCGGATCGCCAACTTGCAGGCGCGCGAAGTGCGGTTGAACGCGCAGACCACTATGGCTGCCATTGCCTTTGACGCTGACTTCCAAGTGGATGCAGATGCTGTAGTGGCAGTCGATCTGTCAGGTATTGCGCGGGTAATGTCAGTAGGCTCGCTGGATCGAAGTATTGCCGTATTCGCAACACGCGACATTACGGAGAAACAAGAAATTTGGTCAGAACTTGCCGGGCAACCAATGTTGCGGTTTCCGGGTACTGTTGCCGATGACCCTCAGTTTACTGTGTTGCGCCATACCCATAACGAGCAGTTCCATGACTGGATTACCACCAATCTTTCTGAATACAGCTCGCTTTTGCGGCAATCCGAAGCCACGACTGAACGGCTCTCTGCGCTGCGGGCTCGGCGCGACATTGTAAAAGACACGATCGTGGCGCTGGACGCGCGATTAACTGACGTTCTGGCGCTAAAAAAGGATGGGCTTGTACGGATCAATCAAGTGCTTGACGCCCAGACGGCCCTTTCACAAGCGACATCTACGCAGCTTGAGATCGTCGATGCCATAGCTAACGCAGAAGTGGACCGACACGTTCTCCAGCTGGCCTTGGAGAATTTTGCGGGTAGCTTACGGCTTTCCATTGGTGCGCAACTTGAAACTGTACAAACAGAATTAATCGAAGAGCGTGCCCGGCTTAACGCCGTGGAAAGAGCGGCAGCGCTATCAGCGCCCTACATCAGGGGCACCGGGACCGGGTCGACTGAGGGGGCTGTAACCTATCATCTGACTAGACCGATCCACTTGGGTAGCGCGCCCGCTATGGTCACCGCTGCGACTGCAATGATGCCAGGCGATACGCTGCTGATTACACGAGTGACTGACTAG